The Bombus pascuorum chromosome 13, iyBomPasc1.1, whole genome shotgun sequence nucleotide sequence ATTGTTGGTAAGTGTTTTTAACGATATTACCCTTCTCAAATGAGTTGTTATTTATTCTACTACTATGTAATTGATTTTatgtgtaattatattaaaatgacATGTTCACTGTAGTACATACTTATTTTTTAAGGAGTTCCAGTAGTACGATTTATAGTTGTTTTATGTTCTTATTGGAGAATAGATTACtccaataattataaatattttaggttttgttatatttaatagaatgaaaacatttcttaataatgatagaaatataagaaagtgctatttaatatttgtgtttaaaattgtataatttaattgactaaaataaatacaaattaataaagcTATTATATATGCTTGTATTTAATTCACAATGTTAAACAATTAGTAAACTATTTCGAATTGTCTTTtgtggaataattttttttaaagaaatatttataaatatataacatacagttagataattacataaattaatttatttatattgttaatatagGGGTACAGAATTGACTGATGTAAGCATTttaaggaaaatgaaaaatgtggAAGTACTGTCATTAAGGTAAATAATTAAGATCATAATCTtgagatttatatatatacacacatacacatataaattgtctagaaattattacttgaaaattgttttataagaagaattcataataataatgataatgcaTTCCTACTATAGAGAGGTTTATATAAACCTTAAGATCATAGGCACAACCTACTACTTCAGAAGTTGTTCTACCCACATATTTTGAAttcattgtaatatatttcaatatccttgaagaaaaataaaactaatttgatataaatactGGCACATAATGTttcttataatgtatattaagAATATCATCAATATTAAAAACTCTGTTAgtaatataatagattttatttaaattaatttaaatgaaatggaATTTAGTGAAATAACAGCATTTATTACACatctaatatataaaatatacagaatagaatgtatatatataagaataaaaaaaataataaatatataagaatataatatataatctcATTTACTTAGGTGGTTACACCCACCTTTCtatatgaaactttttacCTTAGTGATCCTATGTATTTTAAGCATGTAACTTTCTATGTTCATGTAATCTTATATTACAATTgggtttatatattttgattttgttttgaaatccatttttataatttttagtaaagctaaataattgtaatatggcattaaaaatataataaactttaatataaacataaataacatttaacatattcatattaatactatgttatattttaaaatctttttcatttgtttatagTGTTAACCATATCAACACCCTTGCTGATTTTCAATACTGTTTAAGTCTTCAAGAATTATttgttagaaataataatattgaagaTTTGAATGAAGTTTGTTATCTTCAAGGTTTAccaaatttaagaaatttatggCTTGGTGAAAATCCTTGTGCTGAGAAAGAAGGGTATTGTGTAtggcaattaaaaaatttattaattatttgaatatgctacttaagtaattaatttatttctagttATCGGTTAGCAGTTTTAAGAGCTTTACCAAATCTACAAAAGCTTGATGATGAAATAGTATCACCTGAGGAAGTGCAAACTGCATTAACAAGAGGTCGTGTTTTAGTCCACCCTCTTGTCATGTACGCTTCTCCACCACAATCAGATGCAGTTAGTCCAGAGGTAaaactatttataaaaataggcCTTCTTCACACTATActtatataaatcatttttcattactttactatataatgtcttcattgaaattttggttttattaatgatatatgttttgcaaatattattaactaaatctaccattatattttaatctattttttttgtttaatccTATCATaatgatttcataaaaatagaatataatttgttaacacatttttaacaaagtcTTAACATTTGAATAACATTTACACAATTAGGATATTACTACTGAGTATATTGAAGAAACTGAAGTGATTCGACATCGAAGATATAGTTCCTCAAGTGATCaggtaatataaaattcaagcTGTATCAATTGTTTTTATAATGATttcatttataacaattttataaaccttttatgataattttgttataaaaattacgtattatattatgttctCATTATGCtatgacatatatatatatgcatttattttatgtacaggtataatttgttataagaCTTATAAAACTACTTGTTCACAGAGAAGTTTTGAAGAAACACAACATGCTCAAGAAGAGTACCATGATCCAGATCATAGAAATGCAAATTATAATGCATCACCATCACATCATTATTCTCAAAATAATCAGTATACGTATGAGGTAAGTCAATTGTATGTTTATTTTGCATGTAAAAGGATTTATActaatatgtttatatgtgtagtgaaaatatgaaagaaaataattattctatatattaaagttctcaataaattgattttattttagtactaaacttagaaatataattaattttccatcttAGTAACATTGTTGAGCaatatatctaaattaatatttaacgaataagcatgattttattattgctCCTTTTGTCTGCAATCATATACTGACAGCAACAGAATGGACAGTCAAAGAATCAAAGCAAAGATGACACTATACGTACAGAGTCGCGCAACATCAGTGAAAACGTGGCCACTAACACTATTGAAATGATCAAGGTACATCCTATAGATTGCACAATGTTTGTGCAAagtagtaatttatttctagtgTTACCTTGATAGTTCTAGTGTTCATTAGTTAAACTTATGTGTTACTTACAATTTATCACTTAGtgatattgttaattttaaatagttttcCTTAATCAATAAACAATATGAAtcaagtataatatattttgtatatttaatcatACGCAATATATACTTGTCTttctaatattctaatatattttgtatatttaatcatACGCAATATATACTTgtctttctaatatttctatttatattaatatgaaGAATAATTTCAGAAACAGAAATCATTTgtgattttaaaaaaaagatttaatttacagaaataGTTTAGATTCCAGTTTAAGATAAGTAGTTATAATGAATGGTTCACTGAAGCATGGACCATccaattatcaattttattaacaaatacaaactaattattaacttaaattaattttataatatcttataaatcttaggaatattagatataaatgcactacaaatactttttgaattataattatttttaggaATATGATGACCGACCAGCAATTTCTAGACATAATGGAGATTATGATGACAGAAGATCTTATGCAGAATATAGTAATAATGATACACCACAACGAACATACGCACCAACATCTCCAAGGACACAATACTctacaaatgaaattatagaTGAAAGACGCGCAGATAGAAATAGTTATGACTATGATAATAGACTGAAATCTGAATATAAAGAACATCATGACCATAGAATTAAAGATTATGAAGAGCAACATCAACCATCATCTCAACCTAGACGAATGACAGTTCATCATAATGTAGAGAGggttagaattaaaaattaattttaatttgaaacatGTTGACTCTCTTTTTAGCTAAAATAATGAacaaattggaatttttcaatattacagGAAGATTTAAACCAAGTGCATGGATGGGTAAGACATTCAGATAAGGAGAAGTGTAGATCACAGTTTCACTATCACAGGAGGCCTGTTACAAGAGTATGTTTCATCTGTTTTTATACAAATCTAGAAATATGGaacaaaaataacataaaatattgtgaTTTTAGAATTCCAACATTTTATCAGCTGTTTTATGCTTAGTTAAAGAGCTTGACTACCCGAGTTTGGAAGTGGTAGAAATGGCAGTTAGAAATCGAATGGATGAATTAGAAGAATGATGTTTCTGACGCCGTCCCCAAAATACTCAGGGGACGGTTACCTTCTCTCATATGGGTAGTGTTTCTTCAATTCCAAGTCCTGAATTTTCGGATTCTCTTGATAGTATGGTAATTCCTTGCCAGTGTATTGATAACGATGCAAACTGTAATCTTGATCATCCTATATATGATCGACATTCTATCGATGATAACGCtgataaacaaaaaattcgtCGTAATGGTTATGTGGAAACTTGTTCAATGCGAAGTCCCAAAAATATATCTGTTAACCcgaattcaaaatattttggaaataatCAGAATGCATATAAACTTAGGGACTCTGTACCAGATAATTTAATGTCAGTAGTTGGCAACTGTGAAGAAAGGAAAACCAATGATGTTAGAAGAGTGGCAAGTAGTGACAGCATCCCCCGCAGTAACTTTAATGGTTTAGCTCTAAGTCCAGGATGCAGGGTTTTGAGTCAGGATTGTGTAAGAAGATCAAAAAGTCCCGATGTTAGAAACACAATTGTCCCTCTTCGCTACATTCAGTCAGCAAAAGGTACTTGGACATATAATTTGTAAgttaaattgcaaataacaTTAATACTCTCTcgaaatagtaataatttcTCTTAGAAATGTATTTCGAGAAATTCCTAAACACTATTAAGATAAtcattgtataattaaaaagaaatggcATAATTTTGTCCAGTTTCTGaagagaatatatatatatatataaatataaaattagaaacaattgtgatatttctccaaggagtaaaaaataaaattttatcccAATTATTTGGAtgtaatatacaatgtatcaGTATACTCAAGATGACACGTTTATGTACTTTAAGTGAATAATGCAAAAATcagaaataatgaattttgcattgtttagaataaatttaatattttattgcattaatAAGGTATTGAATGCAATGTTTTTTAACATTACATTAATTTcggtataatgttatttatgattttcaCAAATATAAAGAGTTGTGTTTTTAAATAGCCAAACATAGCTTTTTATAGcagtttgtttaaaatattgcaGAACtgttacatattttcaaagagTTTCTATAAATTACGACGTGATACAATGtacttaaattacaatttgtatataaaGCATATAATCAAAGATGAATTTATGTCGaattagatatttaaaaacaaaatattagataatTTTAAGTTAAGCAAGACATTCTACTTATGTTTAATACCtctaaaaattgaatcttcgcaatatacaataatttataaaacaaaaggtAATATAATTGCATATACACTTATACAAGATAtgtatttgcaaatttttgagCAGTAACcacgataattttttaaatgctaTTAAGTACCACAGAAAACCATAacaaaactttatatactgttatagtTTCTTTACTTTCATTATTGTTTCTATTGACAAATTTATGTGTGCGTTAACAGAAtataaatgcaataaaaattttattgatattaattgaattgTAAGCAGAATTGTATTTATGATATAAGTAGCATAATGTGAAAATAAGATATATGGAGATTGATTCTGTGCAACAACACATACTACAGATTAATATTAGACTGATAAATATGTATGGCATATTTTTTGGAATGAAGTCTTCATATGTTATAAGTggataaacgatataaaaactgaaataaCAGGGCTATTAAATTCTTCTACAATGTAAACCGTTCCAAGTAACTAAGCCAATTTCGAACTTAgatttaagatattttataaaaatgcggaacaagatattttttgttatatataaccGTCcacttatattattttataaataattaatgttattgttaattaGTATTGTTAAAAGaatgattattataattagttGCCTAATATCTGTTAAATGCAAAAAGCAGATGTTaaatgttcttttcttttttaacttaaAACATGTTTTGAGacgaattatatataataaaactaacAGTTATAACACACGTCTTTTATTACTGTTTTTAGACTGGAAGGAAAAATTTAACATTGTTACTTAGTAGtttattattcgataaatattaagtTCTTTTTAAGAGAAtcagttatttattataacaaattttcttaatcAATATATACAGTTATAATTAACTTATTGcagttaaaatattaatgttttacaaaataaattagttACGAAGATAACTATGTATTGATTTTGGTACAATCATTTCTTCATTTAGTTACTAAATGgattgaaatatacaatttgaaGCAAAATGCAATGTACTTGCTTCTAAAAGGATAACTGTTCACGactataaaatagaaaatatcgcgCAGTCTCATTTAAATACATTACgtcgattaattttatgtacatttctGTCGCTAAGACGACGCTGTCCGTAAACTACGTGTAAGTACTAAAATCATAAAAGTACTCTATTTTTGAAAGTGGAAGtgaaagtaagaaaaaaatgtcATTATATGCAACACCaatactttatttaaacatGGGTGGTGAAATGTTATATGTTTTGCGACAAAGACTAAAGGCACAAAGGATAAATGTTGATAAAACTATACAAGGCTAGTTTAATACTATACAAAAAAGTATACATTGTGTACTGCTAATTTATATTGGatacttgtatattttttttatatgttttgattaattttaaaatgtctttttttatttatatacagtgTTAGACGAAGTAACTGCTGCTTTACTTAATCCTAAAATGCTGTCTTCCGTATTTGAGGAAAAATCTTTGACTAAGATATCTCTTTTACGACCTACTTTAGAATGTGTTGTATTATCATCAATAATGAAACTTGATAAAAGTAGTATGAATAAACTGTTCGATCTAATGATCATGATGGTTAAATATCAGTTAACTGCAGTTACTGGTCCTGTAGAAGTTGTACTGTTAACATTAAACCATACAGATGCAATGCGTGATATGGTTAGCAATCCAAATGCTCAACAATGTATTGGATTAGTACACCAAATGGTAACTGATGTAAGCATTTTACCCATTGattaaattattgatttatgtCGAATTTCTAAAAACGATTTACTGATGATTCTAGTTTTATGGTACATTAACTTTCGAAGAAGTTTGGAATGCCAGAAATGATTGTTTGAAagaattagaatattattgtGTGAAAGTATCTATACTTCTTAGACTTGGATTACAAAATGATGATGGTAGCTTTAATTCAATGTACcataaatacaatgaaaaatatgaagaaaataaaactcgCCTTTCTGGTACAAAATTATGTGATATAGATTTGAAAACTTACTGTGATGgttcttttaatctttttggTGAACGAGGTACAATACTGGGCAAAAATATGTAAGTGTCAAATATGAGATTaccaaatttttcaaagatagAAACGTAAGAAGCATATTATACAGGTATTCGATGTTGTATGGCATATCAAAACTAACTTCTGATCAAGGAAATCATAATTATGTTAAAGAATGTGGTACAAAAGCAGAACTTGGTATGTTAGCTGTTCAACTGGGAACTGAAGAAACTTTGTACAAACGACcttttactttgaatttattttcaactgaagataatgataatacaaatatagaaTGCGAGTCCGATTCTAAGGAGGACAGTCAGAATGACGTTACAGTtacgaaatatgaaaaaacgaaatttaatgaaGATTATAAAACGAAACTTGATATCATACGTACAGATCTTTTTAAAGATGATCATGAAGACATAAAATACAGCATGAATTTGTTAGAACTTTTAGataaaacagaataattttatttaaacttactttttcaattacgccacgataattaacaaaataaataaaatttttctttaatttgttatttacattcatatataaaaatatttcgtcctgcacaaattaattaatacatctTTTTACATAGAACAGCAATATTCCAGtttgtgtaatatataaaaaatcgtacttttataaacattttatgttatgaattataattaacattactctgcattaaaattttatttaaaagtgcACTACAAAATATGTATCACGTGAACATTAAATTAATGTCTCTTgcacaataataaatataattagtttTAGTTCATATAAAAAGTACTAAAGATAGAAGAAATGCAATGTTCTCAAAACTAAGTTATAATCTAAAAGAGAGTTTACTTTATAGCTTAGTCATatccaaaatatatttcactcCAGTTCGACCATCAGTATGGAGTGCATTAATAACAGCTTCTTGATACTGACAAAATGGAACTAACTTATGTGGTGGagcttttaatttcttatccTTGAATAACGCTCCTAATTCACTAAACATCTTTTCACGCTCTTTGGAATTCATATTTACCTTTGTCCATGCTGTCATCCAAAATCcttttaatgttatatcctatttaatttttgagatTATTAACAAACATTACTTACTTAATTATACTGTACattactttacaaattttaatgaatatacCTTAAAAATAAGTGCAGACGTTGGAACTGTTAAAGGTTCTCTAGACATACCACCATAAGTTACCATAATACCTCCATGTGCTAAATGTCTTAGAACTTCTAATGCATTTTGCCCGCATATGCAATTAAGAGCTAATTTTGGTGAAGGtaactttttacttttaaaaatctGAGTTTTCCTTATTTCATCTTCAGTAAGAATTTCATCTGCACCCAAGCTCGCCAAGTAATTCTACACAGGTTTTATTAAtcaatggaaataaaaatttaattttttaactgttTTTATACCTTTAATTCTTCTATATTAGGTCTGTCCCTTATAACACTAACAGATTTGTAATTCCATATTTTACATAGTTGTATAATCATCTGTCCAACAGCTGAATTCCCACCATTTTGAATTACAGTATCACCAGGTTTTAATTCCACAAAATCTTTAAGCATTCTGTACGCAGTACATGGATTTACATTTAACATACTAGCTTCCACAACGCCAACTTCTTTTGGAACCTAAGATTTTAAcatgtttcaaattttgagctgttgttgtaaatattaggttgttccaaagttacttttgttttataagaagataatagatgcacaacattttttgttttatattcatcatatatgatttaataaaataatataaaacaaaaaatgttgtgcatctattatttctttataaaacaaaaaagaattttgggaCAACCTATATATACAAACCTTATTACCTGAAAGCACATTATATACCTTCAGAAGTTCTTCCACAGTATAATTTGCATGCGTTCTCCATGTTCCTAAATGCGTGCCATTTGGTATAACTCTATCTccaacatttaaatattttacgttagATCCAATAGCTATTATTTCACCAACTCCTTCATTCCCTGGAATAGCTGGTAAAGGCGGTTTACTTGGATATTTACCCTGTATTGTATTTATGTCTGCTGGATTAACAGGAGCTAACAACCATTTGACAGAAACctttattaacaataaagaactttttattacaatgcattaaaaaaggaagttaaaaatcattttaactGAATTACCTGATTATTTTCTGGTTGATTAATAGATTGTGTTGTAACGTGTAAAACATCTACAGGTTCTCcatattctttataaaataaagattttacaGAATCTGTTTTAACATTAGCAGTCATTTTACGGAACGacataaaatttgtaacaattGATCGTGATAACGGTGAAACTAAGCTTCTCATGTATATGACCATTTTAGTGTTCTATATGATACCTAATGATACTTATTcaaatgtttttttcttttaaattattcttttaaataatgtcAATAACAATTGAGAGATTATGCAGTGGATTACTATAATCAGTTATAAACATGTCTACCTAGGTACATTAATATaggattttaatttacatatataatatattattataagcgttacaatttattcagtttaattattaattaaataattaattattgtttatatttatcaatttattaacaaaatttccgTATATTGTTGttttgttattgttttatatttgtataaatatattttaaaaataatatttggatTACTTAGATACAAAGAGCTTATGTagtttgaattattttcaacacttatttgacatatttttgttaaacgtTCCTGTTTTGTgattataaaatcatattaaaatattagtgGTTGTAGCAGAGGGTAAATTGTATCAGGGAGTTGTGCCTGGTTGCACTATCAGTAATACCAAGCGtgaattaagaaatttcatgGTAGATAgggaatttttataatattaagaatgaaaaacaaaaaggagaaaaagaataaaaaacatgataattttttaatcttaaaaGGTGGTTTCAATAGATAAGGAAAACAGTTGTAATTAGTACATTTTGACATGAGCTTAATAATCTCGAATTGTTACAGTTTGTACAGTTACGATTTGACACTTCATTAGATGACATCATAAGTTTCTGGCTTTATTGCATGTAACAATAGTTTTATACATTGTTATGTACATAAAAGAACTAAGTggattaatataatttcaaggtaaatcgttaaataaaatttgatacttaGACTGTTCtcattatatcgtaatagtttTCTACATAGTCAAGTTTACTGTTGaaagttttaatgaaataaatgagtgactaatctatatattttttattattaatcaattcCTACTAAAgtgaatgtaataattaaagtattatgaatattattattatatatgttcttttgcaaattattgatttaggaaattagaaaaatgatgGCTTCAGAAATAGGTTCTACAAACAATGAACCTGTACATATCAAGATCAGTAGTGAAAAAGCTCCTCTAATCCATGGAAGAAGTGTTCTATATAGATTAagcaatttctttaaatttggACGAGTACAACAGGCGGAAGGAGATGGATATGTAGAATTTGGTAGTTTGGGTACAGATAGTAGCCGGACTTTGGGAACATTTGCTGGTGTATTTAGTCCTGTTACATTATCGATGTTTAGTGCCTTAATTTTTATACGCATGGGTATGAATTTTACAGAAGTAATTCAAGATATTGTGTTGAATCTGTATAATTTCAATGATGAAACTAAATATACATCATCATGCAAATAAACTTTACATTGTAGGATATATCGTAGGCAATGCTGGATTACTTGTCACTTTGATACAATTCATAATTGCATAtggaattttgttatttactgTAGCATCTGTATGCGCAATTTCAACAAATGGAGCAGTTGAAGGAGGTGGTGCTTATTGTATCcttatttgaattttgttattttcaacaattaatAATCTGTTACACATAAAATCCATCTGTTATTTAAAGATAAGATATCAGTTACTACcttatgtttttaatatatatatatatatatattgaatatgtTAGATAATgacatatatttaattgttgtttttaatatcaaattattgatatgttacgattattatatatcaaaatatatttaaatataaaagaattataatatataacatttttatcatacatatattttcttttggaAGCAAGtttacaatgaaaattataagatattctagaactttaaatatattttatacaagttTTTCCTACTAATTATTGTACAGTTATGATTAGCCGTACACTTGGACCAGAATTTGGTGGTTCTATTggtacattattttttatggcTAATATTGTCTCGAGTGCTCTTTGTATTTCTGGATGTGCAGAAGGTTTGATAGAAAGTTTTGGACCATCTGGTTATTTAGTTGGTAAAAGTGCACTTATACCAGATGGTGGATGGTGgagatttttatattgttctaTATTAAATACTGCCAATTTAGTAGTATGTCTAATAGGAGCTGCAATGTTTGCAAAAACTAGTGTTGCAATTTTGGCTGTTGTATGTGTCTGTCTAATAAGTGTTTTTATAAGTTTTTTGGCCAAGGGATATATGGAGGTAATGTTGTGGAGAGCACAAAAATGATCAGAAATGTGATTTGTCTTTTATTATAGATACCAATTCCAAATGCAAATATGCTGGTTCAAAATGCAACAGAACATGTTAATGGCACTTATACAGGATTGCTGACATCTACTCTTATAAGGAATCTTTACTCAAATTATAGTGCAGATTATTCAAGTAATGGAACAATGACTGATTTTGCAAGTGTTTTTGGTGTATTATTCAGTGGCGTTACTGGTATAATGGCTGGTGCTAATATGAGTGGTACTTAGAAAGattattaatcaaaatagtttttatttttattcaagtttcaagttttaatatataataattatttatatataggtGAATTGAAAAATCCAGGGAGAAACATTCCACGTGGAACTTTGTCAgcagtattatttacatttatatgttatattctTCTATCTATTCTTACAGCTGCAAGTACAAgtcaatttttattgcaaaatgaTTTTATGTATATGATGCCAATTAATATTTGGCCACCATTCGTGGCAGTTGGTATATTAACAGCAACATTTAGCGCTGGTTTAAGTAATTTGATAGGGTCAAGTAGAGTTTTGGAAGCTCTAGCAAAAGATAATGTATTTGGTGAGTGATCAAAATATAAaggttttataaatttcttttatatttatttattttgtctaTATTTTGCgtgtttcatatttatagGTTCtggtttaaattttataatacaaggAACATGGAAAGGAAATCCAATTGCTGCAGTTTTAACTTCATGGACTTtagttcaaataattttgctaATAGGTTCTTTGAATATCATTGCTCAGCTTAATTCAGTGTTGTTCTTGTTAAGCTATTTGGCTACTAATCTAGCCTGTCTTGGTCTTGAACTTGCAAGTGCTCCAAATTTTaggtatcttttattttgaatttaccTAATTTTGAATACTTTTAGGTATACAaagtaattataatacttGTATATCTTTTACAGACcaacgtttaattattttacatggCATACGGCTACAATTGGTCTTCTCGGTACATTAATAATGATGTTTgttataaatagtatttatgCTTCCAGCAGTATAATACTTTGCCTAATTTTGATCATTGTGTTGCATTTATTTTCGCCAAGTAAAAATGCTCCTTGGGGAAGCATATCTCAAGCACTGATATTTCATCAAGTTCGaaagtatttattaatgtTAGATTCACGTAAAGATCATGTAAAATTTTGGCGACCACAAATGCTGCTAATGGTAGCATCTCCACGATCAGCGTGTCCACTTATAGATTTTGTAAATGACTTGAAAAAAGGAGGACTGTATGTAATAGGACACATAAAAGTTGGAGAATTTTTAGGCCAGAATATTGATCCCACTATAGAAGAGTATCCACATTGGTTAAGTTTAGTTGATCATTTGAAAGTAAAGGCATTTGTCGAACTAACAGTTACGAAAACTGTACGCGAGGGACTACATCACTTAATTAGGATATCGGGAATGGGAGCTATGAAACCAAATACAATTGTTCTTGGTTTTTATGACGAAGAAGCATCGATAGATTTCTTCAAGAATTCACAGTATGC carries:
- the LOC132913449 gene encoding dynein axonemal assembly factor 11 isoform X1 is translated as MVKLTEEMVVARTRMSDFSAVKKLNCWGTELTDVSILRKMKNVEVLSLSVNHINTLADFQYCLSLQELFVRNNNIEDLNEVCYLQGLPNLRNLWLGENPCAEKEGYRLAVLRALPNLQKLDDEIVSPEEVQTALTRGRVLVHPLVMYASPPQSDAVSPEDITTEYIEETEVIRHRRYSSSSDQRSFEETQHAQEEYHDPDHRNANYNASPSHHYSQNNQYTYEQQNGQSKNQSKDDTIRTESRNISENVATNTIEMIKEYDDRPAISRHNGDYDDRRSYAEYSNNDTPQRTYAPTSPRTQYSTNEIIDERRADRNSYDYDNRLKSEYKEHHDHRIKDYEEQHQPSSQPRRMTVHHNVEREDLNQVHGWVRHSDKEKCRSQFHYHRRPVTRNSNILSAVLCLVKELDYPSLEVVEMAVRNRMDELEE
- the LOC132913449 gene encoding dynein axonemal assembly factor 11 isoform X3 produces the protein MVKLTEEMVVARTRMSDFSAVKKLNCWGTELTDVSILRKMKNVEVLSLSVNHINTLADFQYCLSLQELFVRNNNIEDLNEVCYLQGLPNLRNLWLGENPCAEKEGYRLAVLRALPNLQKLDDEIVSPEEVQTALTRGRVLVHPLVMYASPPQSDAVSPEDITTEYIEETEVIRHRRYSSSSDQRSFEETQHAQEEYHDPDHRNANYNASPSHHYSQNNQYTYEEYDDRPAISRHNGDYDDRRSYAEYSNNDTPQRTYAPTSPRTQYSTNEIIDERRADRNSYDYDNRLKSEYKEHHDHRIKDYEEQHQPSSQPRRMTVHHNVEREDLNQVHGWVRHSDKEKCRSQFHYHRRPVTRNSNILSAVLCLVKELDYPSLEVVEMAVRNRMDELEE
- the LOC132913449 gene encoding dynein axonemal assembly factor 11 isoform X4 — encoded protein: MVKLTEEMVVARTRMSDFSAVKKLNCWGTELTDVSILRKMKNVEVLSLSVNHINTLADFQYCLSLQELFVRNNNIEDLNEVCYLQGLPNLRNLWLGENPCAEKEGYRLAVLRALPNLQKLDDEIVSPEEVQTALTRGRVLVHPLVMYASPPQSDAVSPERSFEETQHAQEEYHDPDHRNANYNASPSHHYSQNNQYTYEEYDDRPAISRHNGDYDDRRSYAEYSNNDTPQRTYAPTSPRTQYSTNEIIDERRADRNSYDYDNRLKSEYKEHHDHRIKDYEEQHQPSSQPRRMTVHHNVEREDLNQVHGWVRHSDKEKCRSQFHYHRRPVTRNSNILSAVLCLVKELDYPSLEVVEMAVRNRMDELEE
- the LOC132913449 gene encoding cilia- and flagella-associated protein 410 isoform X2 produces the protein MVKLTEEMVVARTRMSDFSAVKKLNCWGTELTDVSILRKMKNVEVLSLSVNHINTLADFQYCLSLQELFVRNNNIEDLNEVCYLQGLPNLRNLWLGENPCAEKEGYRLAVLRALPNLQKLDDEIVSPEEVQTALTRGRVLVHPLVMYASPPQSDAVSPERSFEETQHAQEEYHDPDHRNANYNASPSHHYSQNNQYTYEQQNGQSKNQSKDDTIRTESRNISENVATNTIEMIKEYDDRPAISRHNGDYDDRRSYAEYSNNDTPQRTYAPTSPRTQYSTNEIIDERRADRNSYDYDNRLKSEYKEHHDHRIKDYEEQHQPSSQPRRMTVHHNVEREDLNQVHGWVRHSDKEKCRSQFHYHRRPVTRNSNILSAVLCLVKELDYPSLEVVEMAVRNRMDELEE
- the LOC132913460 gene encoding protein OSCP1 is translated as MSLYATPILYLNMGGEMLYVLRQRLKAQRINVDKTIQVLDEVTAALLNPKMLSSVFEEKSLTKISLLRPTLECVVLSSIMKLDKSSMNKLFDLMIMMVKYQLTAVTGPVEVVLLTLNHTDAMRDMVSNPNAQQCIGLVHQMVTDFYGTLTFEEVWNARNDCLKELEYYCVKVSILLRLGLQNDDGSFNSMYHKYNEKYEENKTRLSGTKLCDIDLKTYCDGSFNLFGERGTILGKNMYSMLYGISKLTSDQGNHNYVKECGTKAELGMLAVQLGTEETLYKRPFTLNLFSTEDNDNTNIECESDSKEDSQNDVTVTKYEKTKFNEDYKTKLDIIRTDLFKDDHEDIKYSMNLLELLDKTE